In Bradyrhizobium lablabi, one DNA window encodes the following:
- a CDS encoding antibiotic biosynthesis monooxygenase family protein: MTQISAKGDVITLINVFTVEPSNQRRLVALLTEATEVSVRQAPGFVSASLHRSTDGTKVTMYAQWRSIEAYQAMRQDPAPLPFLQEALTIATFEPGVYQVVRTFTPVGEPR; this comes from the coding sequence ATGACCCAGATTTCTGCAAAGGGCGATGTGATCACCCTCATCAATGTGTTCACAGTCGAGCCGTCGAACCAGCGACGACTCGTTGCCCTTCTAACCGAAGCCACGGAGGTTTCGGTGCGTCAGGCACCGGGCTTTGTTTCGGCCAGCCTCCATCGCAGTACGGACGGCACAAAGGTCACGATGTATGCACAGTGGCGCAGCATCGAAGCGTATCAGGCGATGCGTCAGGATCCCGCCCCACTGCCGTTTCTTCAGGAAGCGCTCACGATCGCCACGTTTGAACCTGGCGTATACCAAGTCGTGCGAACCTTCACGCCCGTCGGCGAGCCGCGCTGA
- the gor gene encoding glutathione-disulfide reductase, translating to MAEYDVDLFVIGGGSGGVRAARIAAGHGARVMIAEEYRMGGTCVIRGCVPKKLLVYASHIHQEIEDAAGFGWTIPQASFDWPTLIANKDSEIARLEAAYTTNVEKSGARIVKTRAVFEDAHTLRLATGEAVTAKHVLIATGGAPNHGLAIPGIEHVISSNEVFHLRELPKRILIQGGGYIALEFACIFAGFGSDVTLVYRGENILRGFDEDVRSHVRAEMEKAGINILTRCVVNKVDRHGKEFTSHLTGGSSISSDQVMFAIGRHPNVGGLGLDKAGVAINPNNGGIAVDGFSQTSVPNIYAIGDVTHRTNLTPVAIREGHAFADTVFGKRPVEVDHENIPTAVFSQPEVGTVGLTEAQARAQFSHVDIYKATFRPMKATMSGRDTRMLMKLVVDGISDRVVGCHIVGDGAAEMVQLLGIAVKLRATKADFDATMALHPTAAEELVTMRTPTARHVRQAAE from the coding sequence ATGGCTGAGTACGACGTCGATCTGTTTGTCATCGGAGGCGGTTCGGGCGGGGTGCGCGCCGCCCGGATCGCCGCCGGTCACGGCGCCCGCGTCATGATCGCCGAAGAATACCGGATGGGCGGCACCTGCGTGATCCGCGGCTGCGTGCCGAAAAAGCTCCTGGTCTATGCCTCCCACATCCACCAGGAGATCGAGGATGCGGCCGGCTTCGGCTGGACCATTCCTCAAGCGAGTTTCGACTGGCCGACCTTGATCGCCAACAAGGACAGCGAAATCGCGCGGCTGGAAGCCGCCTATACCACCAATGTCGAAAAATCCGGCGCACGCATCGTCAAGACCCGCGCGGTGTTCGAGGACGCGCATACGCTTCGGCTTGCGACCGGCGAGGCCGTGACGGCAAAACATGTGCTGATCGCGACCGGCGGCGCCCCCAATCACGGGCTGGCGATACCGGGCATCGAGCACGTGATCTCGTCGAACGAGGTCTTTCACCTGCGCGAATTGCCGAAGCGCATCCTGATCCAGGGCGGCGGCTATATCGCGCTGGAATTCGCCTGCATCTTTGCCGGTTTCGGTTCCGACGTGACGCTGGTCTATCGCGGCGAAAACATTTTGCGCGGCTTCGATGAGGATGTGCGCAGCCACGTCCGCGCCGAGATGGAAAAAGCGGGCATCAACATCCTCACCCGCTGCGTCGTCAACAAGGTCGACAGACACGGCAAGGAGTTCACCTCGCATTTGACCGGCGGCTCCAGCATTTCGTCCGATCAGGTGATGTTCGCGATCGGACGGCATCCCAATGTCGGCGGTCTCGGGCTCGACAAGGCGGGCGTCGCCATCAATCCGAACAATGGCGGGATCGCGGTCGATGGCTTTTCGCAGACCTCGGTGCCGAATATCTACGCGATCGGCGACGTCACCCATCGCACCAACCTGACGCCGGTCGCGATCCGCGAGGGGCACGCCTTCGCCGACACCGTATTCGGCAAGCGCCCGGTCGAGGTCGACCACGAGAATATTCCGACCGCGGTGTTCTCGCAGCCGGAGGTCGGCACGGTCGGGCTGACCGAAGCGCAGGCGCGCGCGCAATTCAGCCATGTCGATATCTACAAGGCGACGTTCAGGCCGATGAAGGCGACGATGTCGGGCCGCGACACCAGGATGCTGATGAAGCTCGTCGTCGACGGGATCTCCGACCGCGTCGTCGGCTGCCACATCGTCGGCGACGGCGCCGCCGAAATGGTGCAGCTGCTCGGCATCGCGGTCAAACTGCGGGCGACCAAGGCCGATTTCGACGCCACCATGGCGCTGCATCCAACCGCCGCCGAAGAACTCGTGACCATGCGCACGCCCACCGCGCGCCATGTACGGCAGGCCGCAGAGTAG
- a CDS encoding DUF2059 domain-containing protein: MKRLSRILSAASLAFGLALTVVPAGAQTTPPPLKDASPAAIAAAKEILAMKNASAMYANAVPNLVQQTKDQLLQSNLNYQKDLNEVAVIVAQKLAGREKEIGEGMAKVYANEFTEQELKDLVTFYKSPLGQKLLTAEPRAIQFSMSYMNQWAQQFGETINGEFRAEMRKRGKQI, translated from the coding sequence ATGAAGCGTCTATCGAGAATCCTGTCGGCCGCAAGCCTTGCCTTCGGACTGGCTCTGACCGTCGTCCCGGCCGGGGCGCAAACGACGCCGCCGCCGCTCAAGGACGCATCTCCGGCGGCTATCGCGGCCGCCAAGGAAATTCTGGCGATGAAAAACGCCAGCGCCATGTATGCGAACGCCGTTCCCAATCTGGTCCAGCAGACCAAGGACCAGTTGCTGCAATCGAACCTCAACTATCAGAAGGACCTCAATGAGGTCGCCGTGATCGTCGCCCAGAAGCTCGCCGGCCGCGAGAAGGAAATCGGCGAGGGGATGGCGAAGGTTTACGCCAACGAATTTACCGAGCAGGAATTGAAGGACCTGGTGACGTTCTACAAGTCGCCGCTCGGTCAGAAACTGCTCACCGCGGAGCCACGGGCAATTCAGTTCAGCATGTCCTATATGAACCAGTGGGCGCAGCAATTTGGCGAAACCATCAACGGTGAATTCCGCGCCGAGATGCGCAAGCGAGGCAAGCAAATCTGA
- the rpiA gene encoding ribose-5-phosphate isomerase RpiA, whose product MTMDELKRQAAARALEHVRDGMKLGLGTGSTAKHFVELLGERVRAGLDVIGVPTSEATRDDALRCGIRLTTLDDIDRLDLTVDGADEIDPALNLIKGGGGALLREKIVATASDRMIVIADDSKWVEALGRFPLPVEVVPFGLKATQRAIARAFAESGVSGQMVLRKGKDGHVFVTDGGHWIVDAHLGRIIDAPRLAGLLAAIPGVVEHGLFIGLAGMAVLAGADGIRVVERR is encoded by the coding sequence TTGACCATGGATGAATTGAAACGGCAGGCGGCGGCGCGCGCGCTGGAGCATGTGCGCGACGGCATGAAGCTTGGCCTCGGCACCGGGTCGACCGCAAAACATTTCGTCGAACTGCTCGGCGAGCGCGTCCGCGCCGGGCTCGACGTCATCGGCGTACCGACATCGGAGGCCACCCGCGACGATGCGTTGCGCTGCGGCATTCGGCTGACCACGCTTGACGACATCGACCGGCTCGATCTGACCGTCGATGGCGCCGACGAAATCGACCCCGCGCTTAATCTCATCAAGGGCGGCGGCGGCGCGTTGCTGCGGGAAAAGATCGTCGCGACCGCCTCCGATCGCATGATCGTGATCGCCGATGACTCTAAATGGGTCGAAGCGCTCGGCCGCTTTCCGCTACCCGTGGAGGTCGTCCCGTTCGGCCTAAAGGCGACGCAGCGCGCCATCGCCAGGGCATTTGCGGAAAGCGGCGTTTCAGGGCAAATGGTGCTCCGAAAGGGCAAAGATGGCCACGTTTTTGTCACCGATGGCGGCCACTGGATCGTCGATGCCCATCTCGGACGGATAATCGATGCTCCGCGCCTGGCGGGATTGCTGGCGGCAATCCCGGGTGTCGTCGAGCACGGGCTGTTCATCGGTCTCGCCGGCATGGCGGTGCTGGCGGGGGCTGACGGAATTCGCGTTGTTGAACGGCGGTAA
- a CDS encoding SDR family NAD(P)-dependent oxidoreductase, which produces MREFAGKTAFVTGGASGIGFALGRAFAGAGMKVMLADIETHALSAAVKSLDNVGPGVNGVVCDVGDPASVERAAKAACDTFGNVHVVCNNAGVAAAGGIDNISLDNWRWVLDVNLFGVLYGIRTFLPHIRGHGEGGHFVNTASMAGMNGGLGFSPYVASKFAVVGMSEGLAMQLKPHGIGVTVLCPGYVRTRIGESGRNRPERYGATQPPDPASPAGRLLAEIAARLAAGLDPSEVAARVLAAIRGDELYVFTHPEMREDVEERFAAIMAAMDKPAGL; this is translated from the coding sequence ATGCGCGAATTCGCCGGCAAAACAGCATTCGTGACAGGCGGCGCCAGCGGCATCGGGTTCGCGCTCGGCCGGGCCTTTGCGGGAGCCGGCATGAAGGTGATGCTCGCCGATATCGAGACCCATGCGCTCTCGGCCGCCGTCAAAAGCCTGGACAATGTCGGGCCTGGCGTCAACGGCGTCGTTTGCGACGTCGGCGATCCCGCAAGCGTCGAGCGCGCGGCGAAAGCGGCCTGCGATACATTCGGAAACGTCCATGTGGTGTGCAACAATGCCGGTGTGGCGGCGGCCGGCGGCATCGACAATATCTCACTCGACAATTGGCGATGGGTGCTCGACGTCAATCTTTTCGGCGTCCTCTACGGCATCAGGACCTTCCTTCCGCATATCCGCGGCCATGGCGAGGGCGGCCACTTCGTCAACACCGCCTCGATGGCCGGGATGAATGGCGGGCTTGGCTTCAGCCCCTATGTGGCGAGCAAGTTCGCCGTGGTCGGGATGTCGGAGGGGCTCGCGATGCAGCTCAAGCCACACGGCATCGGCGTGACCGTGCTCTGTCCGGGCTATGTCCGCACCCGGATCGGCGAGAGCGGCCGCAACCGGCCCGAGCGCTACGGCGCGACGCAGCCGCCGGACCCGGCGAGCCCCGCCGGCCGGCTGCTCGCCGAGATCGCCGCGCGCCTGGCGGCCGGGCTCGACCCTTCGGAGGTCGCCGCGCGCGTTCTCGCCGCGATCCGCGGCGACGAGCTTTACGTGTTCACCCATCCGGAAATGCGCGAGGACGTCGAGGAGCGGTTCGCCGCCATCATGGCGGCGATGGACAAGCCGGCGGGGCTTTAG
- a CDS encoding HAD family hydrolase — protein sequence MTTARTIVFDLDGTLVDTAPDLISALNYILDREGLPAVPLHLARNMIGAGARRLLERGLELDGRSIGPEDIDRLTKDFIDYYAAHIADASRPFEGLEAALDDLSARGYRFAVCTNKLEWLSKRLLDQLGLSERFSAICGADTFGVSKPDPAILQQTVARAGGVLSSAIMVGDAGPDVGVARRAGIPVIGVEFGYTDVPIADLKPDRLIGHMADLPAAVESLILHRNAI from the coding sequence ATGACCACCGCCCGCACTATCGTATTCGATCTCGACGGCACGCTCGTCGACACCGCGCCCGACCTGATCAGCGCGCTCAACTACATTCTCGACCGGGAGGGTCTGCCCGCGGTCCCGCTGCATCTGGCCCGCAACATGATCGGCGCCGGCGCCCGCCGGCTGCTCGAACGCGGCCTGGAATTGGATGGCCGCTCGATAGGCCCCGAAGACATCGACCGGCTCACCAAGGATTTTATCGATTATTATGCCGCCCATATCGCCGACGCCTCGCGCCCGTTCGAGGGGCTCGAAGCGGCCCTCGATGATCTCAGCGCGCGCGGATATCGCTTTGCGGTTTGCACCAACAAGCTGGAATGGCTGTCGAAGCGATTGCTCGACCAGCTCGGATTGAGCGAGAGGTTTTCGGCGATTTGCGGCGCCGACACGTTTGGGGTCTCCAAGCCCGATCCGGCGATCCTGCAGCAGACGGTCGCGCGGGCGGGCGGCGTATTGTCGTCCGCGATCATGGTGGGGGATGCCGGCCCGGATGTCGGCGTCGCCCGCCGCGCCGGTATCCCCGTGATCGGCGTCGAATTTGGCTATACCGACGTTCCAATCGCCGACCTCAAGCCGGATCGGCTGATCGGCCATATGGCGGACCTGCCGGCAGCGGTCGAGAGCCTGATTTTGCATCGAAACGCCATCTAA
- the moaA gene encoding GTP 3',8-cyclase MoaA: MNGPLFSPSASLDRPMTDPFGRTISYLRVSVTDRCDLRCFYCMSEDMTFLPKADLLTLEELDRLCTAFIAKGVRKLRLTGGEPLVRRNVMSLVRSLSRHLKTGALNELTLTTNGSQLSRFAGELRDCGVRRINVSLDTLDQAKFRAITRWGELDKVMAGIEAARSAGLAVKINAVALKNLNEDEIPALMEWAHGKGMGLTLIEVMPMGDIGAGRIDQYVPLSLVRARLAKQYTLTDLDDNTGGPARYVRVSETGGKLGFITPMTHNFCEACNRVRITCTGTLHTCLGHEDASDLRKPLRASADDALLAQAIDRAIGLKPKGHDFIIDRRHNRPSVSRHMSVTGG; encoded by the coding sequence ATGAACGGACCCTTATTCAGTCCCTCCGCATCGCTGGATCGTCCGATGACCGACCCGTTCGGCCGGACCATCAGCTATTTGCGGGTGTCGGTCACCGATCGCTGCGACCTGCGCTGCTTCTATTGCATGTCGGAAGACATGACATTCCTGCCCAAGGCCGATCTGCTCACGCTGGAAGAGCTCGACCGGCTCTGCACGGCATTCATCGCCAAGGGCGTGCGAAAGCTGCGCCTGACCGGCGGCGAGCCGCTGGTCCGCCGCAACGTGATGTCGCTGGTGCGTTCGCTGTCACGCCATCTCAAAACCGGCGCGCTCAATGAACTGACGCTGACCACCAATGGCTCGCAACTGTCGCGCTTCGCCGGCGAATTGCGCGACTGCGGGGTTCGTCGCATCAACGTGTCGCTGGATACGCTCGATCAAGCAAAATTCCGCGCCATCACCCGTTGGGGCGAGCTCGACAAGGTGATGGCCGGCATCGAGGCCGCGCGGTCGGCAGGACTTGCCGTCAAGATCAACGCGGTGGCGCTGAAGAACCTGAACGAGGATGAAATCCCCGCGCTGATGGAGTGGGCGCACGGCAAGGGCATGGGGCTAACGCTGATCGAGGTGATGCCGATGGGCGACATCGGCGCAGGCCGTATCGACCAGTACGTGCCGCTGTCGCTCGTGCGCGCGCGGCTCGCCAAGCAATACACGCTGACCGACCTCGACGATAACACCGGCGGCCCGGCGCGTTACGTTCGCGTCAGCGAAACCGGCGGCAAGCTCGGCTTCATCACCCCGATGACGCATAATTTCTGCGAGGCCTGCAACCGGGTGCGGATCACCTGCACCGGAACGTTACATACCTGCCTCGGCCACGAGGATGCCTCCGACCTGCGCAAACCGCTGCGAGCCTCCGCCGACGACGCGCTGCTGGCCCAAGCGATCGACCGCGCCATCGGCCTCAAGCCGAAGGGCCACGACTTCATCATCGATCGCCGCCACAACCGCCCGAGTGTCAGCCGCCATATGAGCGTTACCGGCGGTTGA
- a CDS encoding TRAP transporter small permease subunit has product MRPLLAVSAAIDQINEKIGYICNFLVLAACIVSAGNAMIRYAFSYSSNGWLELQWYMFAVLVMFGASYTFKRNEHVRVEIFYLFLSERGQLWLDLIGTLFFLIPACLLLAYLSWPFFYQAYAVGELSSNAGGLVRWPIKFVIPAGFVMLALQGVSEVIKRIAALQNLVTIDAKYERPTQ; this is encoded by the coding sequence ATGCGCCCATTGTTGGCGGTTAGCGCCGCGATCGACCAGATCAACGAAAAGATCGGCTACATCTGCAATTTCCTGGTGCTGGCCGCCTGCATCGTCAGCGCCGGCAATGCGATGATCCGCTACGCGTTCAGCTACAGTTCGAACGGCTGGCTCGAGCTGCAATGGTACATGTTTGCCGTGCTGGTGATGTTCGGCGCCTCCTACACCTTCAAGCGCAACGAGCATGTCCGGGTCGAGATCTTCTATCTGTTCCTCTCCGAGCGCGGCCAGCTCTGGCTCGACCTGATCGGCACGCTGTTCTTCCTGATCCCGGCCTGTCTGTTGCTCGCCTATCTGTCCTGGCCGTTCTTCTATCAGGCCTATGCGGTGGGTGAATTGTCGAGCAATGCCGGCGGCCTGGTACGCTGGCCGATCAAATTCGTGATCCCGGCAGGCTTTGTGATGCTGGCGTTGCAAGGCGTATCGGAAGTCATCAAGCGCATCGCCGCGCTGCAGAACCTGGTGACGATCGATGCGAAATACGAGAGGCCGACGCAATGA
- a CDS encoding TRAP transporter large permease: MITLEMMPPLMFGGLVLAMLIGFPVAFTLAAVGLSFGFLAIHLGFFDLNFLQAIPGRVFGSVLANDLLLAIPFFTFMGAILERCGLAEDMLDSMGQLFGPIRGGLGYSVIIVGFILGAITGTVAAQVIAMALISMPVMIRYGYNMRYITGVLAASGTITQLVPPSLVLIVLADQLGKSVGDMYLGAWGPSIFQILLFAGYTFLLSIFKPDHVPAVPKTALTLTGWPLWRKCLLGIIPSAVLIFVVLGTMMLGLATPTEAGAMGAVGAIVLAAIHSKDFSTTGRKILIIGVIACGIGTMVGIFLTEGLIFKLAFVVTYFAVVWVCLEAVRIPELRGLIKQGYETTMRITTMVVFILIGSTCFSVVFLGVSGGVWLEHMLTSLPGGVWGFLIFINLFIFFLAFFLDFFEIAFIILPMIAPIAQKILAPVVGADAALIWFGVMLCVNMQTSFMHPPFGFALFYLRGVAPKEVKSSDIYWGALPWVGLQVIMVVLVIAFPITVTALLDKPSTVDPNKVNFNVPQIELPPLDFSEPPKFK, translated from the coding sequence ATGATTACGCTGGAGATGATGCCACCGCTGATGTTCGGCGGGCTGGTGCTTGCCATGCTGATCGGCTTTCCGGTGGCGTTTACGCTTGCCGCGGTCGGACTCTCGTTCGGCTTTCTCGCGATCCATCTCGGATTCTTCGACCTTAATTTCCTGCAGGCGATACCGGGCCGCGTATTCGGCAGCGTGCTCGCCAACGACCTGTTGCTGGCTATTCCATTCTTCACCTTCATGGGCGCGATCCTGGAGCGCTGTGGATTGGCCGAAGACATGCTCGATTCGATGGGCCAGTTGTTCGGGCCGATCCGCGGCGGCCTCGGTTATTCCGTGATCATTGTCGGCTTCATCCTCGGCGCCATCACCGGCACGGTGGCGGCGCAGGTCATCGCCATGGCGCTGATCTCGATGCCGGTGATGATCCGCTACGGCTACAACATGCGCTATATCACCGGCGTGCTGGCGGCATCGGGCACCATCACCCAGTTAGTGCCGCCGTCGCTGGTGCTGATCGTCCTCGCCGACCAGCTCGGCAAGTCGGTCGGCGACATGTATCTCGGCGCCTGGGGCCCCTCGATCTTCCAGATCCTGCTGTTTGCCGGCTACACCTTCCTGCTCAGCATCTTCAAACCGGACCATGTGCCGGCGGTACCGAAAACCGCGCTGACACTGACCGGCTGGCCGTTGTGGCGAAAATGCCTGCTCGGCATCATTCCCTCGGCGGTGCTGATCTTCGTCGTGCTCGGCACCATGATGCTCGGTCTGGCGACCCCGACCGAAGCCGGCGCGATGGGCGCCGTCGGCGCCATCGTGCTCGCCGCGATCCACAGCAAGGATTTTTCCACTACCGGCCGCAAGATCCTGATCATCGGCGTGATCGCCTGCGGCATCGGCACCATGGTCGGAATCTTCCTGACCGAAGGGCTGATCTTCAAGCTCGCCTTTGTCGTCACCTATTTCGCGGTGGTCTGGGTCTGTCTTGAGGCGGTTCGCATTCCCGAACTGCGCGGCCTGATCAAGCAGGGCTACGAGACCACCATGCGCATCACCACCATGGTGGTGTTCATCCTGATCGGCTCGACCTGCTTCTCCGTCGTCTTCCTCGGCGTCTCCGGCGGCGTATGGCTGGAGCATATGCTGACCTCGCTGCCGGGCGGCGTCTGGGGATTTTTGATCTTCATCAATTTGTTCATCTTCTTCCTGGCGTTCTTTCTGGACTTCTTCGAAATCGCTTTCATCATCCTGCCGATGATCGCGCCGATCGCGCAGAAGATACTGGCGCCGGTGGTCGGCGCGGATGCGGCGCTGATCTGGTTCGGCGTCATGCTGTGCGTGAACATGCAGACGTCGTTCATGCACCCGCCGTTCGGTTTCGCGCTGTTTTATTTGCGCGGCGTCGCACCCAAGGAAGTCAAGAGTTCCGACATCTACTGGGGCGCGCTGCCATGGGTCGGGTTGCAGGTCATCATGGTGGTGCTGGTGATTGCGTTTCCGATCACCGTCACCGCGCTGCTCGACAAGCCCTCGACGGTCGATCCGAACAAGGTCAACTTCAACGTGCCGCAAATCGAATTGCCGCCGCTCGATTTCAGCGAGCCGCCGAAATTCAAGTAG
- a CDS encoding TRAP transporter substrate-binding protein translates to MKRRDFIKATGVGVAGATIAAPAIAQSSPDIKWRMTCSWPKSLDTLYGGAELMAKAVGEATDNKFQIQVFAAGEIVPALQVVDAVQNATVEMGHTASYYYFGKDPTFAFGTSVAFGPNSRANQGWYTLGGGKEVLNEFYKNYNVISLLAGQTTCQMGGWFRKEINTVDDLKGLKFRIGGFPGRVLQKLGAVPQQIAAGDIYPALEKGTIDAAEWVGPYDDEKLGFYKVAPHYYYPGWWEGGAILLAFINLDKWNSLPKSYQAILEQAGHYANTWMTAKYDLVNPPALKRLLAAGTKLHGFSPAIMEACFKAAKELHEEISSTNASFKKVYDSLNAYTNPAYQWFQVAELAYDSFMARHLRA, encoded by the coding sequence ATGAAACGTCGTGACTTCATCAAGGCGACCGGCGTGGGCGTCGCGGGGGCAACCATTGCCGCGCCTGCGATCGCGCAATCGAGCCCGGACATCAAATGGCGCATGACCTGTAGCTGGCCGAAATCGCTTGATACGCTTTACGGCGGCGCTGAGTTGATGGCCAAGGCGGTTGGTGAAGCGACCGATAATAAATTCCAGATCCAGGTGTTCGCCGCCGGCGAAATCGTCCCTGCTCTGCAAGTCGTCGATGCCGTGCAGAACGCCACCGTCGAGATGGGGCACACCGCGTCCTATTATTATTTCGGCAAGGATCCCACCTTCGCCTTTGGTACCTCGGTTGCCTTCGGTCCCAATTCACGTGCCAATCAGGGTTGGTACACCCTCGGCGGCGGCAAGGAAGTGCTCAACGAGTTTTACAAGAACTACAACGTCATCTCGCTGCTCGCAGGGCAGACCACCTGCCAGATGGGCGGCTGGTTCCGCAAGGAGATCAACACCGTCGACGATCTCAAGGGCCTCAAATTCCGGATCGGCGGATTCCCGGGACGCGTGTTGCAGAAACTCGGCGCGGTGCCGCAGCAAATCGCGGCCGGCGACATCTATCCGGCGCTGGAGAAGGGCACCATCGATGCCGCCGAATGGGTCGGTCCCTATGACGACGAGAAGCTCGGCTTCTACAAGGTCGCGCCGCATTATTACTATCCCGGCTGGTGGGAAGGCGGCGCGATCCTTCTCGCCTTCATCAACCTGGACAAGTGGAACAGCCTGCCGAAGAGCTATCAGGCGATCCTCGAGCAGGCCGGGCATTATGCCAATACCTGGATGACGGCGAAATACGATCTGGTCAATCCGCCGGCGCTGAAACGTCTGCTCGCCGCCGGCACCAAGTTGCACGGCTTCTCGCCCGCGATCATGGAAGCGTGTTTCAAGGCGGCAAAGGAGCTGCATGAGGAGATTTCCTCGACCAACGCCAGCTTCAAGAAGGTCTATGACTCGCTGAACGCCTATACCAACCCGGCCTATCAGTGGTTCCAGGTCGCCGAACTCGCTTACGATTCATTCATGGCGCGCCATCTGCGCGCATGA